A stretch of DNA from Tautonia rosea:
CCTCGGCGACGACCCTCGGCCCGAGCCTGCTCTGGTACCAGGCGGCCACGGCGGTCAAGTACGGAATGCCTGTGGAGGAGGCGCTCGAAGCCCTCACCCTGCGGCCGGCCCGACTGATCGGTGTCGATTCGTTCGTCGGTTCCATCGAACCGGGCAAGGATGCCGATCTGGTGATCTTCAGCGGTGAACCCCTGAAGCTGGGCACCTGGGTTGAGACCACGATCATCGACGGCAAGATCGTTTACCGTCGCGAGGATGATTCCCGGATGCGAGCCCTGCTCCAGCCGAACGAGAATTCATCAGAGAAGCCGTAAACGGGTCGAGGGAGCGGTTCAACGCGCACTCTGGCCGGTTGAACCGCGATCAGACGTACGGCCTCTCCTGCCCTTCTCGGTCCCGGACGCGTTTGATCCATTCTGGTTGATGTTCTCGAATCAAAACAAACCATCATCGCTTCCGAGTCAACGCACCATGCGCGCACGTCTTCTGCTTCTGGCCCCGATGCTCCTGCTGTCCGGGCTGCCGGCCACGGCCTCGACCACCGAGGTCGTGGCGTACCGAGCGGCGAGGCTCTGGACCGGAGATGGCCCGCCGATCGTCGACGCGGTGCTCTTGGTTGCCGACGGCCGGATCATTGAGGTTGGGTCTCGCTCCGACGTGGAGGTGCCTGAAACGGCTCGGCGGGTGAATCTCGGTCCGTCGGCGGTCGTGATTCCGGGGCTCGTCGCGGCCGAGTCGGGGCTGGGGGTGGTTTCGGCCGACGACGAACGCGCCCTCACCCCCGGCGTGAGGGCGATTGACGGCTTCGACCCGTTCGCGGACTTCAACGGCCCCCTCTCGGGAGGTGTGACGACCGTTCATCTCAGCCCCGGCCGCAATCGATTGATGCCCGGTCGAGGGGCCGTGGTCAAGCTGGCCGGGATTGACCCCGCGGCACGGACGTTGGAGGCCGAGGGGGATCTTCGGATCGTCCTCGCCCCCGACGCCTTGAATCCGCCTCGGATTTATGAGCCTCCTCCTCGGCTCGTCGCGCGGGACCGGCCAGTTGATCCGACGCAGCCGCAGCTTGCCTCCAGCCTGGCCGGAGCGGTCGCGGGGCTGCGATCGCTGATCGAAGCCGCGCGGGCCGATCGCCCCGAAGCGGGGACCGACCCCCTGCTCGATCCGCTGGCCGAAGCCCTGGCCGACACGGCTCGCGTGCGGGTGACGGCCCCCGGAGCGGCCGAAGTTCGAGCGGCGCTCAGTCTGGCTGGAACGTTTGACCTGAAGCTTGTGCTCGTGGGGCCGACCGATCTGCGCCCCTGGCTCGATCGCCTCGACTCCTGGGGCGAGACCGTGGATGCCGTCGTGCTTGACCCGCGTTCCCGTCCCGGCCGGATTGCCGAGCTTCCCCTGCCCGACCCTGATGCTCCCGCCCCCCGCGACGCCTGGGACGATGCCGCCGCGTTGGTCGACGCCGGGGTTGCGGTCGCCGTTGTGCCATCGACGGATGACGATCTGAACGAACTGCTCTTTCTCGCCTCGCAGTTCGCCGCCGGAGGTTTCAGCGACGAACAGGTCCTACGGATGATTACCGCAGCCCCGGCCGAGTTGCTCGGCGTGGGCGACCGGATCGGGACGCTCGCTTCGGGCAAGGACGCCGATTTCGTGGTCCTGTCGGCCGACCCGTTTGACCTGCATACCCAGGTCCGCGAGGTCTACGTTTCAGGCCGTCGCGCCTGGTCGGTTGATGCTGAGCCGAAAGCGATCGTCATTCGAGCCTCGTCTGTGCAATTAGGCGATGGGTCGGAACTTGCCGACGCCTCGATCGTCGTGCAGGACGGCACGATCCGAGGGGTCGGCCCCGATGTTTCCGCTCCGAGTGATGCCGAGATGATTACCTTTGGCGGCAGTGCCGTGGTGACTCCCGGCCTGATCGACCTGGCGACCGATCTGGGCCTGGGAGGCCCGTTGTCGGAATCGCCTCGGCCGTCGTCGTCGGTCGTCGGAGGCGGTGGAGACGAAGACGACTCCTCCGCCGATCAGGGGGGCGGCCCGTCTCGGACAAGTGTGGGACTGGACACGAAGCTTGGCGATCGCCTTGTCGCGGGTGATCCGGCTGTCGAGGTGGCTCGTCGAGGGGGC
This window harbors:
- a CDS encoding amidohydrolase family protein; amino-acid sequence: MRARLLLLAPMLLLSGLPATASTTEVVAYRAARLWTGDGPPIVDAVLLVADGRIIEVGSRSDVEVPETARRVNLGPSAVVIPGLVAAESGLGVVSADDERALTPGVRAIDGFDPFADFNGPLSGGVTTVHLSPGRNRLMPGRGAVVKLAGIDPAARTLEAEGDLRIVLAPDALNPPRIYEPPPRLVARDRPVDPTQPQLASSLAGAVAGLRSLIEAARADRPEAGTDPLLDPLAEALADTARVRVTAPGAAEVRAALSLAGTFDLKLVLVGPTDLRPWLDRLDSWGETVDAVVLDPRSRPGRIAELPLPDPDAPAPRDAWDDAAALVDAGVAVAVVPSTDDDLNELLFLASQFAAGGFSDEQVLRMITAAPAELLGVGDRIGTLASGKDADFVVLSADPFDLHTQVREVYVSGRRAWSVDAEPKAIVIRASSVQLGDGSELADASIVVQDGTIRGVGPDVSAPSDAEMITFGGSAVVTPGLIDLATDLGLGGPLSESPRPSSSVVGGGGDEDDSSADQGGGPSRTSVGLDTKLGDRLVAGDPAVEVARRGGITTVLTGPRDLSPAPVVAFKLGDSPAVLRDPVALRFRLSGNATASASSLRSTLRRAKAYADSWEKYAADLAEYESKKKDYEEAKARLDAKKRAEEARKKAEEARTKTEDAKSKDSEKSDDESKDESKETPDSKDDAESEDKEKGESREKSESTDEPESKDEKTAAETAEDELPEEPKAPKKPNTVASLEPYRPLFSRSIPALVEVGPLDTIREALKLFYEEFSLKTVLIGADDAFRDPGVLADAEVPAVIGPDLIRRVDRETVNLAQVLATRGVPFGFQSQAGSGSATLPRAVRYAVRLGLGTGDALSGLSSSPAVFLGLEDRIGTIAPGRDADLVVWSGPPFSPASRVLAVMIDGSWVYFSREDER